From the genome of Fibrobacter sp., one region includes:
- a CDS encoding tyrosine-protein phosphatase: MNQKLKILVSFAVALFLVACGDSSSSSSGEDQVLLSTTVKKDGIDMLSFGSLNLDVVADSFLAVFELGDIVTVMVDGYDTLEVPVVPDYDAVSPGELLLRAVSGKPHVTLGINFGQLAVALGIAENAPAGSEYPYRLKDVKLPIEVNIALKDKGGFKENLEMLEYQNYGLVIDNYPDLSVADFANFREITTTGMGKGVLYRSSSPIDPVDGRNTYADSLAKAAKVATFINLTDTDKGAKAYEGFDKSYYATQKVVYLSLPASFTTNLFKEGLVKGLRFMLENEAPYLVHCQMGKDRAGFVSAVLEALMGASAEEVEKDYVKTYDNYYNVVHGKQQRLTESQLDWFQALIVRNMKMAYSDAGVDIDDFENVDLAKATEQYLEKLGLSKKEVADLKARLK, encoded by the coding sequence ATGAACCAGAAACTGAAAATTCTTGTTTCTTTCGCTGTGGCCCTGTTCCTTGTGGCCTGCGGCGATTCCTCCAGTTCTTCTAGTGGCGAAGACCAGGTGCTGCTCAGCACCACTGTCAAGAAAGACGGTATCGACATGCTGAGCTTTGGTAGCCTGAATCTGGACGTGGTGGCGGATTCGTTCCTTGCGGTATTTGAACTGGGGGACATTGTGACGGTGATGGTGGACGGTTACGACACTCTGGAAGTCCCCGTTGTGCCGGACTACGATGCCGTCTCTCCCGGGGAACTTTTGCTGCGGGCGGTGTCGGGTAAGCCCCACGTGACTCTGGGCATCAACTTTGGGCAGCTTGCCGTTGCCCTTGGCATTGCAGAAAACGCCCCCGCGGGTTCGGAATACCCCTACCGACTGAAAGACGTCAAGTTGCCAATCGAGGTGAACATAGCCTTGAAGGACAAGGGCGGCTTCAAGGAAAACCTTGAAATGCTGGAATACCAGAACTACGGACTGGTCATTGATAACTATCCGGACCTGTCCGTGGCGGATTTTGCCAACTTCAGGGAAATTACCACCACGGGAATGGGGAAGGGCGTACTCTACCGTTCTTCTAGCCCTATCGACCCGGTGGATGGCCGCAATACATACGCAGATTCCCTGGCCAAGGCGGCCAAGGTGGCGACATTTATCAACCTGACGGATACGGACAAGGGTGCCAAGGCCTACGAGGGTTTTGACAAGTCCTACTATGCTACACAAAAAGTGGTTTACCTGTCTTTGCCGGCGTCGTTCACCACCAACCTCTTCAAGGAAGGTCTGGTAAAGGGCCTACGGTTTATGCTCGAAAACGAGGCCCCTTATCTGGTGCACTGCCAGATGGGCAAGGACCGTGCGGGCTTTGTGAGCGCCGTGCTGGAAGCCCTGATGGGTGCTTCTGCCGAAGAGGTGGAGAAGGACTACGTGAAGACCTATGACAACTACTACAACGTGGTGCACGGCAAGCAGCAGCGCCTTACGGAGTCGCAGTTAGACTGGTTCCAGGCCCTGATTGTCCGCAATATGAAAATGGCCTACTCCGATGCGGGCGTGGATATTGATGACTTCGAAAATGTCGACCTGGCGAAGGCCACGGAACAGTACCTGGAAAAACTGGGGCTGTCCAAAAAAGAAGTAGCGGACCTGAAGGCCCGCCTGAAGTAG
- the fabF gene encoding beta-ketoacyl-ACP synthase II, with product MEEVVITGMGCVSALGNTPDILWDNLLQGKSGIATIDRFDVSACPIKIAAAVKEFDGSEYFSNRDQSRFSKCIQYAVYSAYKALANAGIDPKAEDPSRSGVIIGAGVGGMNMYSDSAVTLANRGPSRVSPFFIPMAIVNMPAGEVSNRTGWMGPCFAVVSACATSNHSIAAAYDAIRLGRADIMLAGGTDETVNPLALAGFTNMHALSKRNDDPSTASRPFDKDRDGFVMGEGSGILVLESLSHAKKRGANILARIAGVGMSADAHHMSAPREDGEGVRLAIEMALRDAGISPNDVGYVNTHGTSTPLGDVAECSALEKVFGARDSLKVNSSKCMIGHALGAAGALEAIITVKSLQNQMVHATRNVFNQDERIHLDVCANKNTSHDFKYALSDGFGFGGQNSVLLLARD from the coding sequence ATGGAAGAAGTTGTAATCACTGGTATGGGCTGCGTTTCGGCCCTTGGCAACACCCCCGATATCCTTTGGGATAATCTTTTGCAGGGAAAGTCCGGCATTGCCACCATTGACCGCTTTGACGTAAGCGCATGCCCCATCAAGATTGCCGCCGCCGTGAAGGAATTCGACGGTTCCGAATATTTCAGCAATCGCGACCAGTCCCGTTTTTCCAAGTGCATCCAGTATGCCGTCTATTCCGCCTACAAGGCCCTGGCCAACGCAGGAATTGACCCCAAGGCCGAAGACCCCAGCCGCTCCGGCGTGATTATCGGTGCCGGCGTGGGCGGCATGAACATGTATTCGGATAGCGCCGTGACGCTAGCCAACCGCGGCCCTAGCCGTGTGTCCCCCTTCTTTATCCCCATGGCCATCGTGAACATGCCCGCCGGCGAAGTTTCTAACCGTACCGGTTGGATGGGCCCCTGCTTTGCAGTTGTTTCCGCCTGCGCAACCTCCAACCACTCCATCGCCGCCGCCTACGACGCCATCCGTCTGGGTCGTGCCGACATCATGCTGGCTGGCGGTACCGACGAGACGGTGAACCCGCTGGCCTTGGCTGGCTTTACCAACATGCATGCCCTGAGCAAGCGCAACGACGACCCGTCCACAGCATCTCGCCCCTTCGACAAGGACCGCGACGGCTTTGTGATGGGCGAAGGTTCCGGCATCCTGGTGCTTGAAAGCCTCTCTCATGCCAAGAAGCGCGGCGCCAACATTCTGGCCCGTATCGCAGGCGTTGGCATGAGTGCTGATGCCCACCACATGTCCGCTCCCCGCGAAGACGGCGAAGGCGTGCGTCTCGCTATCGAGATGGCGCTCCGCGATGCAGGAATTTCTCCGAACGACGTGGGCTACGTGAACACCCACGGCACTTCTACTCCTCTTGGCGACGTGGCTGAATGTTCCGCCCTGGAAAAGGTATTCGGTGCCCGCGACAGCCTGAAGGTGAACTCCTCCAAGTGCATGATCGGTCATGCCCTGGGTGCCGCCGGTGCTCTCGAGGCTATTATTACCGTGAAGTCCCTGCAGAACCAGATGGTTCATGCCACGAGGAACGTGTTCAACCAGGACGAACGCATCCATCTGGATGTGTGCGCCAACAAGAACACCAGTCACGACTTCAAGTACGCCCTGTCCGACGGCTTCGGCTTTGGCGGCCAGAACAGCGTGCTCTTGCTGGCCCGGGACTAG
- the orn gene encoding oligoribonuclease has protein sequence MAKIKSAPNLVWMDLEMSGLYPEKDVILEVATIVTDPNLNILAEGPVLAIYQTENIFNGMDEWNSKHHKQSGLIDRCRKSRFSIADADQMTLDFIKPFTQEKLNVLCGNSITQDRRFMYKYMPKVTGWLNYRNIDVSSIKELTFRWYPNLPEFKKQEKHQALDDIRESIAELAYYRKTIFKESL, from the coding sequence ATGGCAAAGATTAAAAGCGCACCGAACCTGGTGTGGATGGACCTGGAAATGTCGGGGCTCTACCCCGAAAAAGACGTGATACTGGAAGTGGCCACCATAGTCACCGACCCGAACCTGAACATTCTCGCCGAAGGCCCGGTGCTTGCCATCTACCAGACCGAAAATATCTTCAACGGCATGGACGAGTGGAACTCCAAGCACCACAAGCAGAGCGGGCTTATCGACCGTTGCCGCAAATCCCGCTTTTCCATTGCCGATGCCGACCAGATGACCCTGGACTTTATCAAGCCCTTCACCCAGGAGAAACTGAACGTGCTCTGCGGAAACTCCATCACGCAGGACCGCAGGTTCATGTACAAGTACATGCCCAAGGTAACGGGCTGGCTGAACTACAGGAACATCGACGTCAGTTCCATCAAGGAACTCACCTTCCGCTGGTACCCGAACCTGCCCGAATTCAAGAAGCAAGAGAAGCACCAGGCCCTGGACGACATCCGGGAAAGCATCGCCGAACTGGCCTACTACCGCAAGACCATCTTCAAGGAATCCCTTTAA
- a CDS encoding penicillin-binding protein gives MQPLPYAQRLRNRIIALGIFATLCFMIGSCIFGGGKKEEVAKLPEAPEAPLVAADSAGNTASNPVNDSAASDSGARDLETAMAEGSPLTPAEQKAEDMANAQAAITAAVTPEVPPEIEVIDSTHIKAQKNVFLAEKIDNMLRRFKPMYGVILVVDVQTNEIIAWGERKDEKVQSTPDFFVKNTFPAASLAKTITIAAAMDSKRYSLNTPIPMIGSYHTLYKNQLRVKENYTGPTIELQDAYAMSANPPLALIGLNVGAGRLKEAAKKLGYNTNFPSGIPGRSSYTPPDSGYGLAEVSCCFTESTTLTPLLAAAQVRAILAKKPLEIPWAENLAPYAPKNRIALNAGSFSENTYYGLRQAMIRSITNGTARKQISTRNMARKNYNALDIGGKTGSLDGHDPYGRYEWFKGFAQSKEDPKKAIVVVILQIHDLQKVRSQPATQVAAMIMNYWAHQNLNTKKGK, from the coding sequence ATTCAACCCCTGCCCTACGCCCAACGGCTCCGCAACCGCATTATCGCCCTGGGGATATTCGCGACCCTATGTTTCATGATAGGCTCCTGCATTTTCGGAGGCGGCAAAAAAGAAGAAGTCGCAAAGCTCCCCGAAGCGCCGGAAGCACCCCTCGTTGCCGCCGACTCCGCAGGCAACACCGCCAGTAATCCAGTCAACGACAGCGCCGCAAGCGATTCCGGAGCAAGAGACCTCGAAACCGCCATGGCTGAAGGTTCGCCCCTGACCCCCGCCGAGCAGAAGGCCGAAGACATGGCCAACGCCCAGGCCGCCATCACTGCGGCGGTCACCCCCGAGGTTCCCCCCGAAATCGAGGTCATCGACTCCACCCACATCAAGGCCCAAAAGAACGTATTCCTGGCCGAAAAAATCGACAACATGCTCCGCCGATTCAAGCCCATGTACGGCGTCATCTTGGTGGTGGACGTGCAGACCAACGAGATTATCGCCTGGGGCGAACGCAAAGACGAAAAGGTCCAGAGCACGCCGGACTTTTTCGTGAAGAACACCTTCCCCGCAGCCTCCCTGGCAAAGACCATCACCATCGCCGCCGCCATGGACAGCAAGCGCTACTCCCTGAACACCCCCATCCCCATGATCGGCTCTTACCACACGCTGTACAAGAACCAGTTACGGGTCAAGGAGAACTACACGGGCCCAACCATCGAGCTGCAAGACGCCTACGCCATGTCCGCAAACCCGCCCCTCGCCCTCATAGGCCTGAACGTTGGCGCAGGCAGACTGAAAGAAGCCGCCAAGAAACTGGGCTACAACACCAACTTCCCAAGCGGCATCCCTGGCCGTTCCAGCTACACGCCACCCGACAGCGGTTACGGACTTGCCGAAGTGAGCTGCTGCTTCACCGAATCCACCACCCTCACCCCGCTTTTGGCGGCGGCACAGGTTCGGGCGATTCTCGCAAAGAAACCTCTTGAAATTCCCTGGGCCGAAAACCTCGCCCCCTACGCTCCCAAGAACCGCATCGCCCTGAACGCAGGCTCTTTCAGCGAGAACACGTACTACGGGCTTAGGCAGGCCATGATCCGCTCCATCACGAACGGAACGGCCCGCAAGCAGATTTCCACCCGGAACATGGCCCGCAAGAACTACAACGCCCTGGACATCGGCGGAAAGACCGGCTCCCTGGACGGGCACGACCCCTACGGACGCTACGAATGGTTCAAGGGATTCGCCCAGTCCAAGGAAGACCCCAAGAAAGCCATCGTGGTGGTCATCTTGCAGATTCACGACCTGCAGAAGGTCCGCAGCCAGCCCGCCACCCAGGTGGCCGCCATGATCATGAACTACTGGGCGCACCAGAATTTGAACACCAAGAAAGGAAAGTAA
- the lgt gene encoding prolipoprotein diacylglyceryl transferase has product MDLSWWNLIPTYFDGTAFTLGSFPVRWYGIMYIFAFVTGYLTLTHINKKENLGYTKEQFDSLFTWIIAGIIIGARLGYVFFYKADYYLANPTEILIPMSNGHFVGISGMSYHGGLILGTVFTIIGIKRNKMDLWKTLNLCFLLAPLAYTWGRWGNFINGELFGEVTTSPIGMWFPLAKDSLVSPPVLHHPSQLYEMLFEGVLLFVALYNLRRIPVLHDKMPCLYLIGYGTARFFIEFFRMPDAHIGRVDLFGMSRGQTLCSLMILTGLIWLIVLIVKQKKAAKTAEAKS; this is encoded by the coding sequence ATGGATTTGTCCTGGTGGAACCTGATTCCCACGTATTTTGACGGAACCGCATTCACGCTGGGGAGTTTCCCCGTGCGCTGGTACGGCATCATGTACATTTTCGCCTTCGTCACGGGCTACCTGACCCTGACCCACATCAACAAGAAAGAAAACCTGGGCTACACCAAGGAACAGTTCGACAGCCTTTTCACCTGGATTATCGCGGGCATCATCATCGGGGCGCGCCTTGGCTACGTGTTCTTCTACAAGGCGGACTACTACCTCGCTAACCCCACCGAAATCCTTATTCCCATGAGCAACGGGCATTTCGTGGGCATTTCGGGCATGAGCTACCACGGGGGGCTAATCCTTGGCACCGTGTTCACCATCATCGGCATCAAGCGCAACAAGATGGACCTGTGGAAAACTCTGAACCTGTGCTTTCTGCTGGCGCCCCTCGCCTACACCTGGGGCCGCTGGGGGAACTTCATCAACGGGGAACTCTTTGGCGAAGTGACCACCAGCCCCATCGGCATGTGGTTCCCGCTGGCAAAGGACAGCCTGGTGAGCCCGCCGGTGCTCCACCACCCGAGCCAGCTCTACGAAATGCTTTTCGAAGGCGTTCTTTTGTTCGTAGCGCTCTACAACCTGCGCCGCATTCCCGTCCTACACGACAAGATGCCCTGCCTGTACCTGATAGGCTACGGCACCGCACGGTTCTTCATCGAGTTTTTCCGCATGCCCGACGCCCACATTGGACGCGTGGACCTGTTCGGCATGAGCCGCGGCCAGACGCTGTGCAGCCTCATGATTCTCACTGGACTTATTTGGCTGATCGTGCTAATCGTAAAACAGAAGAAAGCCGCAAAGACCGCAGAAGCAAAATCCTAA
- a CDS encoding type II toxin-antitoxin system HicA family toxin — MKFKEICNYAKERGWILGRINGDHHIFVKQGKRPVPIQRNKHEIEGVYLKRILKQFDQ, encoded by the coding sequence ATGAAGTTTAAAGAAATATGCAACTATGCCAAAGAAAGAGGCTGGATACTCGGACGGATAAACGGAGATCACCACATCTTCGTAAAACAGGGCAAGCGCCCAGTTCCGATACAAAGGAACAAACACGAGATAGAAGGAGTCTATCTCAAGAGAATCTTGAAACAGTTTGACCAGTAG
- a CDS encoding type II toxin-antitoxin system HicB family antitoxin: MNYAARIEKDKDMGFVVSFPDLPNVNAFGDTQEEALKQAKDALDGAMECDLDLGNTMILPKTTPDSDKGLYAVELSPRIEIAYKLFEARRGQKKSDVARRANITPQAYQRFETPKGSPSVETLYKLAHALGKQLVVEFV, encoded by the coding sequence ATGAATTACGCAGCAAGAATCGAGAAAGACAAGGACATGGGTTTCGTGGTTTCGTTCCCCGACCTGCCCAACGTAAACGCCTTCGGCGACACACAAGAAGAAGCCCTCAAGCAAGCGAAAGACGCCCTTGACGGTGCCATGGAATGCGACCTGGATCTCGGCAACACCATGATTTTACCCAAGACCACGCCCGATTCCGACAAGGGACTTTATGCGGTCGAACTTTCCCCGCGAATCGAGATTGCATACAAACTTTTCGAGGCCCGCAGAGGTCAAAAGAAAAGCGATGTGGCAAGGCGGGCAAACATAACCCCGCAGGCCTATCAGCGTTTCGAAACACCCAAGGGATCACCGTCTGTAGAAACCCTCTACAAGCTAGCTCATGCCCTCGGCAAGCAACTCGTGGTAGAGTTCGTGTAG
- a CDS encoding fibrobacter succinogenes major paralogous domain-containing protein produces MKKLFPELSFAVLCAVLFAACGDSDGGANASTNAGASTLDEVYASEDDLPGCIEKYDGAVAFVKEGSTAFKCEDGRWENKGEYYANNDAIKNCTAKREGEVAYIVDEDKSLVCEDGKWENASAKTDDKGGELAEPTEWASSSSVEIASNSSSSTSVSLSSSCNDEKDESSSESKNPESNGSAQASSSSSVEESSSSVASSSSVQSSSSIVVAMPCKTDEEDNCEYGILKDSRDGQEYKTVKIGGQVWMAENLNYAYTGVPFDNAYYASDSTSWCYDNVPANCARYGRLRYGRLYTWAAAMDSVGTWSTSGKGCGHGKDCSVASAGSATLVRGICPKGWHLPSHDEWEALFTAVGGSSTAGFKLKSATGWKINGNGTDAFGFSALPAGSRSYDGSYESEGYGAYFWSSTESSSYLAYHMYLRYVGGSVYLYDYNKDVGYSVRCLMD; encoded by the coding sequence ATGAAAAAGCTTTTCCCTGAACTTTCATTCGCGGTCCTGTGTGCCGTACTGTTTGCTGCCTGTGGCGACAGCGACGGTGGCGCAAACGCTTCTACAAATGCGGGCGCGTCCACTCTCGACGAAGTCTACGCTTCCGAAGACGACTTGCCGGGTTGTATTGAAAAGTACGACGGCGCGGTTGCCTTTGTCAAGGAAGGTTCGACGGCGTTCAAGTGCGAAGACGGTCGCTGGGAAAACAAGGGCGAGTATTACGCGAACAACGACGCCATCAAGAACTGCACCGCAAAGCGCGAAGGCGAAGTTGCCTATATCGTCGACGAAGACAAGAGCCTTGTCTGTGAAGACGGCAAGTGGGAGAACGCTTCTGCAAAGACCGACGATAAGGGTGGTGAGCTTGCCGAACCCACCGAATGGGCTAGCTCATCAAGTGTAGAGATTGCTTCGAACTCTTCGAGTTCAACTTCGGTATCGCTCAGTTCTAGTTGCAATGACGAAAAGGATGAATCTTCCAGTGAGTCCAAGAATCCTGAATCAAATGGTTCTGCGCAGGCTTCGAGCAGCAGTTCGGTTGAAGAATCGTCATCTTCTGTTGCGTCCAGTAGTTCTGTACAATCTTCATCTTCTATTGTGGTTGCTATGCCTTGCAAAACTGACGAAGAAGATAACTGCGAATATGGAATTTTGAAGGATTCTCGTGATGGTCAGGAATACAAGACCGTGAAAATCGGTGGCCAGGTGTGGATGGCGGAGAACTTGAACTACGCCTACACCGGCGTTCCCTTTGATAACGCCTACTATGCCTCCGATTCCACCAGTTGGTGCTACGACAACGTCCCTGCCAACTGTGCCAGGTACGGCCGTCTCAGGTACGGCCGTCTTTATACCTGGGCTGCGGCCATGGACAGTGTGGGCACCTGGAGCACAAGCGGCAAGGGTTGCGGCCATGGCAAGGATTGTAGCGTTGCTTCGGCGGGCTCAGCGACCTTGGTGCGGGGCATCTGCCCCAAGGGCTGGCACCTGCCAAGCCATGATGAATGGGAAGCCTTGTTCACGGCGGTGGGAGGCTCTTCTACGGCGGGTTTCAAGCTCAAGTCCGCGACAGGCTGGAAGATCAATGGCAACGGAACAGATGCCTTCGGGTTTTCGGCGCTTCCTGCCGGCAGCAGGAGCTACGATGGGAGTTACGAAAGCGAGGGCTACGGCGCGTACTTCTGGAGTTCTACTGAAAGCAGCAGCTACCTCGCGTACCACATGTATTTGCGCTACGTCGGCGGCAGTGTGTACCTGTACGACTACAACAAGGACGTCGGGTATTCTGTTCGTTGTCTGATGGATTAG
- a CDS encoding bifunctional folylpolyglutamate synthase/dihydrofolate synthase — protein sequence MNSAGIQYLESRLMFGMVPGLESTFKICEALGNPQESFRTIHVVGTNGKGSCSYYLAGVLQAHGLKTGLYTSPHLISLRERIRVNDTPVSDVDLDRLFLQVKAAAEAARVEPTFFEVVTVAAFLYYREQGVQVAVLEAGMGGRLDSTAVARGNVAVLTSIGLEHTEVLGATESAILKEKMAVMPGVVARPDVIARNASDEAISGKKVYVVGGLSESLLVEARDYAAAVGAELVTPATREDIELPNLGRHYVENASLSLAAAKLMLDSDVAAGQSAADHYDDKLALKVLKTRSWPGRMQQLFDAKGSLRFILDGTHNSHAARRLAETLDRYYPGQKFPCVFGALKDKDVEEMLRFLAPYVSEWHLVRTPYERFREPSEIAGILQKMGSAVASTGPLSREVLDNILDKVKSPALVTGSLYMIGEVIDLLKNDFDGLAFFRGLTKATNEHR from the coding sequence ATGAATTCCGCAGGCATACAATATCTGGAGTCAAGACTGATGTTCGGGATGGTTCCCGGGCTGGAATCTACTTTCAAGATTTGCGAGGCCTTGGGTAACCCGCAAGAATCTTTCCGCACTATCCACGTGGTAGGAACCAACGGCAAGGGGTCCTGCAGTTATTACCTGGCGGGGGTGTTACAGGCCCACGGGCTCAAGACAGGCCTCTACACCAGCCCGCATCTCATAAGCCTGCGGGAACGGATTCGGGTGAACGATACGCCCGTCTCTGATGTCGACCTGGACCGGCTCTTTTTGCAGGTGAAAGCCGCCGCCGAAGCTGCCCGGGTAGAACCGACGTTCTTCGAGGTGGTTACCGTGGCCGCCTTCCTCTACTATAGGGAGCAGGGCGTGCAGGTGGCCGTGCTGGAAGCAGGTATGGGCGGCCGTCTGGATTCTACCGCCGTCGCCCGCGGGAACGTAGCGGTACTCACCAGCATCGGGCTGGAACATACCGAAGTTCTGGGCGCAACCGAAAGCGCCATCCTTAAGGAAAAGATGGCGGTTATGCCTGGAGTCGTTGCGAGACCAGATGTCATTGCGAGGAACGCCAGTGACGAAGCAATCTCTGGCAAGAAAGTTTATGTTGTTGGTGGTCTCTCTGAAAGCCTGCTTGTCGAGGCTCGAGATTATGCCGCTGCGGTCGGCGCGGAATTGGTAACGCCCGCAACCCGCGAAGACATTGAGCTGCCAAACTTGGGACGGCATTATGTGGAAAACGCTAGCCTCTCCCTGGCGGCAGCGAAGCTGATGCTAGATTCCGATGTCGCGGCGGGTCAATCCGCAGCAGACCACTACGATGACAAGCTTGCCCTAAAAGTCTTGAAAACCCGCTCCTGGCCGGGCCGTATGCAGCAACTTTTTGACGCCAAAGGATCGCTCCGCTTTATTCTGGACGGCACCCACAATTCCCATGCGGCAAGACGCTTGGCCGAAACTCTGGACCGCTACTATCCGGGGCAAAAGTTCCCCTGCGTCTTTGGAGCCCTCAAGGACAAAGACGTAGAAGAAATGCTCAGGTTTCTTGCTCCCTATGTTTCGGAGTGGCACCTGGTCCGAACACCCTACGAGCGTTTTCGCGAACCGTCGGAAATCGCCGGCATCTTGCAGAAGATGGGGTCGGCGGTCGCCTCTACGGGTCCTCTTTCCCGCGAGGTACTGGACAACATTTTGGACAAAGTAAAATCGCCTGCTCTGGTGACGGGCTCCTTGTATATGATAGGGGAGGTCATCGACCTCCTGAAAAATGACTTTGACGGTCTCGCCTTTTTCCGCGGCCTCACGAAAGCCACCAATGAACATAGGTAG
- a CDS encoding endonuclease → MLIISTFQKAARFALALTAIAFSFSLAAVDKEPPPQHYNYRGAGQQMKRIYYGDLQETIYCGCRYNDKKKVDYSTCNFRPRENPRRKSFKRAETVEWEHIVTAHNMGHFMPCWKDGGRKNCSANDTLFKILEGDLHNLYPAIGEINGDRSNFMYSQWTNNPEPMYGECETIVDFKLKKAQPRKEVRGLIARVHFYMEKTYGIKLSSQDRKLFDAWDKMYPVTEKECERDRRIFKVQGDHNPFVYEKCEVKP, encoded by the coding sequence ATGCTTATTATTTCCACATTCCAAAAGGCGGCGCGGTTCGCCCTTGCGCTTACCGCTATCGCATTTTCCTTTTCCCTTGCCGCCGTAGACAAGGAGCCGCCTCCGCAGCACTACAACTACCGTGGTGCAGGCCAGCAGATGAAGCGGATTTACTACGGCGACCTGCAAGAGACCATCTATTGCGGCTGCAGGTACAACGACAAGAAGAAGGTGGACTACAGCACCTGCAACTTCAGGCCCAGGGAAAATCCCCGGCGCAAGAGTTTCAAGCGGGCAGAGACCGTGGAATGGGAGCATATCGTGACCGCCCACAACATGGGGCACTTTATGCCCTGCTGGAAGGACGGCGGCCGCAAGAACTGCAGCGCAAACGATACTTTGTTCAAAATTCTTGAAGGTGATTTGCATAACCTCTACCCCGCCATCGGCGAAATCAACGGGGACCGGAGCAACTTCATGTATTCCCAGTGGACCAACAATCCGGAACCTATGTATGGGGAGTGCGAGACCATCGTGGATTTCAAGCTGAAAAAGGCCCAGCCGCGAAAAGAGGTGCGGGGGCTTATCGCCCGGGTGCATTTTTACATGGAAAAGACCTACGGCATCAAGCTCTCTAGCCAGGACCGCAAGCTGTTCGATGCCTGGGACAAGATGTACCCCGTCACCGAAAAGGAATGCGAGCGGGACCGCCGTATTTTCAAGGTCCAGGGGGACCACAACCCCTTCGTTTACGAAAAGTGCGAAGTCAAGCCCTAG